DNA from Candidatus Cloacimonas acidaminovorans str. Evry:
CCTACCCACAGTTCCTCCACCGCCTTTTCAACGACGGTTGGTGCGGTCCTCCAGTTGGTTTTACCCAACTTTCAACCTGACCATAGGTAGATCACCTGGTTTCGGGTCTAATACCATAAACTTATACGCCCTCTTCGGACTCGCTTTCGCTACGGCTACATACCTCTAATACTTAACCTCGCTTATGACATTAACTCGTTGGCTCATTATGCAAAAGGCACGCCATCACAGGCGTCAACTATTGAAAGTTAATAGCTGAGAATGACCTCTCAACCTCCCAACTTCCAATAGTTGACGCCTGCTCTGACCGCTTGTAAGCACAAGGTTTCAGGTTCTATTTCACTCCCCTCCCGGGGTGCTTTTCACCTTTCCCTCACGGTACTGCTACGCTATCAGTCACCAAATGTATTTTGCCTTACGAGATGGTCCTCGCAGATTCACCCAGGATTTCTCGTGCCCCGGGCTACTCGGGATCCAGCTACCAAATATTACCTATTTCAACTACGGGACTGTCACCCCCTCCGGTCGACCTTTCCAGATCGGTTCGTCTATAAGTAATATCCAGACAACGCTGTCCCTCTACCCCGGCCTTAAGACCGGTTTAGGCATCTTCCCCGTTCGTTCGCCACTACTGAGGGAATCATTCTTATTTTCTCTTCCTGGCGCTACTAAGATGTTTCAGTTCACGCCGTTCGCCTTCCTCGCGGAATGACAGGTCTTCCACCTGCCAGGTTGCCCCATTCGGATATCCCCGGGTCTAAGCTCGCTTACAGCTCACCGAGGCTTTTCGCAGTTCGCCACGTCCTTCTTCGCCATTTGGTGCTTAGGCATCCACCTTGTGCCCTTTTTGCTTTCACCATATAATTTATCCTCTGTGTCTTGTTACTCTCTCACTCACGGATACACACTATATAACTTCTAAAAGAACTGGTGGGCCTGGGCTGACTCGAACAGCCGACCTCACGCTTATCAGGCGTGCGCTCTAACCAAGCTGAGCTACAAGCCCGAGCTCATAAAAAAAAATAAAAAGATAAATAGAGTGGCAAGGAGAAAGTTCATCTTGTCTGTTATAACACCTTATAAAGGAGGTGATCCAGCCGCACCTTCCGGTACGGCTACCTTGTTACGACTTAGTCCTCCTCGCAAAGCACACCTTCGAAAGCTGCTTCCCTCACGGGTTAGCTCACCTCCTTCGGGTGCACTCCACTCGGCTGACTTGACGGGCGGTGTGTACAAGGCCCGGGAACGTATTCACCGCACCATGATGTTGCGCGATTACTAGCGATTCCGGCTTCATGAGGTCGAGTTGCAGACCTCAATCCGAACTTGGGTAGCTTTTCTGAGATTCGCTCCACATCACTGCTTCGCTCCCCTCTGTAACTACCATTGTAGCACGTGTGTAGCCCCGGTCATAAGGACCATGATGACTTGACCTCGTCCCCATCTTCCTCTGCGTTGTTACCGCAGCGGTCCTTCCAGAGTCCCCAACTTAATGATGGCAACTGAAAGCAGGGGTTGCGCTCGTTGCGGGACTTAACCCAACATCTCACGACACGAGCTGACGACAGCCATGCAGCACCTGTCTTGCAGCTCCGGCAAGCCGGCACTCCTCCATCTCTGAAGAATTCTGCAGATGTCAAGACCGGGTAAGGTTCTTCGCGTTGCGTCGAATTAAACCACATGCTCCACCGCTTGTGCGGGCCCCCGTCAATTCCTTTGAGTTTCAACCTTGCGATCGTACTCCCCAGGCGAATCACTTATCGCGTTAGCTCCGGCACCGAGTCCTATACGAACCCAACACCTAGTGATTATCGTTTACTGTGTGGACTACCAGGGTATCTAATCCTGTTTGATCCCCACACCTTCGCAGTTTAGCGTCAATATCGGCTTAGAAGACTGCCTTCGCCTTCGGTATTCCTCCTGATCTCTGCGCATTCCACCGCTACACCAGGAATTCTGTCTCCCTCAACCGCATTCCAGATAAACAGTATCTAACGCCTTACTACGGGTAAGCCGTAGCCTTTAACCTTAAACTTATCTATCCGCCTACCTGCACTTTACGCCTAGTAATTCCGGACAACGCTTGCAACCCCCGTGTTACCGCGGCTGCTGGCACGGAGTTAGCCGTTGCTTATTCATACGCTTAAATCCCTCCCTCTATACTATTCATATAAAGGGCACTGCTCACGTATAAAAGAACTTTACACCCCGAAGGGATTCTTCGTTCACGCGGCGTCGCACTATCAGACTTCCGTCCATTGTAGACTATTCTCGACTGCTGCCTCCCGTAGGAGTCTGGGCCGTCTCTCAATCCCAGTGTGGGCGACCACCCGTTAAGGCCGCCTACCTATCATCGCCTTGGTAAGCCATTACCTCACCAACTAACTAATAGGACGCAGGCTCATCCTCAAACGGCAGCAAATGCCACCTTTTATGCAAATAATGCTCTCAACCATTAACACTACTCACTTCCGTGAATAGCATTAACAACCAAAACATTGCTTGCACGCATCCGGTATTAGCCCAAGTTTCCCTGGGTTGTCCCCGTTTTGAGGGTAGATTACCTACGTGTTACTCACCCGTTCGCCACTCTCTAAACCCCGAAAGGTTTATACCGTTCGACTTGCATGCCTAATCCACGCCGCCAGCGTTCGTCCTGAGCCAGGATCAAACTCTCCATCATTACTAAAATGATTGTAAAAACTGACAAGAGCTTCTTTCTCACTTGCGCACTCTATATAATGGATAAAAGAACATCTTTGCCCCGCTAATGCAGAGCAGGTTGTGCCATCCTTAAAAAGACAGTTTTTTTGTCAACCGCTTTTTTTTAGCTACCAGAAAAATTCCTCTCCACCTTAACCTAATTATATTATAATGCAGTTCCTTAGAAAAGCAAATTATTTTTTATTGGATAATGTATGGATTCCAGCTTTCATAGGAATGACAAAGAAATTTTCGCCCTAAAATGGTATACTGAAATAGAATAGCAGCTTAACTTGAAAAAGTTTATTTCAGCAGGAGCATTTTAGCGGATTTGGTGAATTTACCTGTTTTTATTTTATAAAGATAGACACCGCTGGCGACAGGTTGATTATTGTTATCGGTTCCATTCCAAACTATAGATTGTTTTCCGGCAGGAAGATAATCGTTAACAAGAGTTCGGATTAGCTGTCCTTTGAGGTTATAGATTTGGAGAGAGACATTGTCCGTTTTAGGAATTTCAAAGCTGATTGTGGTTTCCGGATTGAAGGGATTGGGATAGTTACAGCAAGAAAGGGTGGCAGGAGGTTGCAGAGGGTCATCCGTGAAAACGGGTTCGGAAGGGATTTTGTAAGCAAAGAGGGATTTTACTTCATAGGAAAACCCTTTGGGGTCGGAGGCGGAGGATCGGTGTCCTCTGGATTCATTGGATGCGGAGGATTGGAGTCCTCCGGCTGCACTTTTGTATTCTATATAGTATTTATTGAGGCGGTAATTTGCCAGGCAGTAGTTTCCTTTATTAAGCACTTGCAAATCAGAAATACTTTTAACTGATTTATCAATTATCTCAGCTTGATTATAGTATAGAAAGCCATCAGAGAGGACATAATGATGATTAATTTTACTTAAATTATCGCTACGCACAGACAGCCAAAGAATGGAGTAAACATCGTTGTTATAAGGTATCAACTTAAAATCATTGGTCTCGTAAAATATTTCAGTGGAAAAGGATTCCGGGTTATCCCAAATTATAGTCCCATTATTAGTTATCAAATTATAAGACATGTAGTTTATATATAAATACGGATCGTATTTTTGGAGAGCAAAAAATATTTTATCTCCATAATTAACACCTGCTACGCTTATAGGTATATTTTCGGTAGTATCTAAGTGAATTCCCAAAGTTCCCCATAAAGGTAATCCCTGGCTATTATATTTCTGAACATACAAATCATACCTGGCATACAAACCCGCAATGAATTCTTTAATATAGAAGACAGCCATTTCATCACCCATTAGTGAGCAAGATTGTATTAAAAAAGAATGGGTGCCACTTGTGATATAGTCAGTAAGCAGCCAGGAAGGGTCAGGATTTCCATCGGTATCCAATTTCCTTATTCCATAGGAATAGTTAGTGTAACTATGATCATCATAAACGAGATAATTTTCACAAATATTCACCAAGCTGCATTCATACGGAGTGCTTTGCTTGAGAATTTTTCCTCCTGCATCCCATTGGGGAAGGTTATTATGTAACCGTTGGCCTCTTATAATAGTTGTGTTCAGCAGAGAATATATTTCCTCCCAGGCAATGATTATATCGTCATCCACGCAAGTCATTTGATAGTTATAATTAGGATTTGTAACCGCCTCTTTAATCAGGATACCCCTACCGGGCAATAAAACTGTACCTGTATTATCTATCACTTGATAATATAAACTAAATACATCTTGAGCATTTTGAGTTAAATAGAGGATACCAATCTGGTTTTGGGGTGTCAGTATAATTTTTTTTAACCATTCTGCTTCGCTGGAATCGGGGTTTAGCTCTATTCCATATTCCCCCAGTAAGGGAGAAAGGTTATCATCGCAGATTTGGTAATAGAGTTTTAAGTTGAAACAGGTATCCATTATTTCATAAACATAGCAGGCACCCTGAGGCAAATTAACGACCTGATAATTATTCACAGAACCTGTATGTCTATATTGAAGAGTTCTGCCTTCCTGTTCCAATAAAATAGAACCTGAAGGTGCAACCAGTTGACATCGAACTTCAAAATTGATGTCGGATATATCATACCATAAAACAAGGGCTTTATCGGAAGAATTAAAAATTCTTGCTGCACCTTTGGGAAATATCTGACTGGAAACACAAGTGAACGGAAAAGCAATACTGCCATCTGCAGAATTAATCCGGGTAAGCATTATAGATGAATTAGGGAAATTACCATTAGAACCCAAATAATCAATATATGCCGAATATAAAGAATTATCATTGGCTATACGAAAAGTACGATAATAATAATTAAAGTAGAAAGGAATTTCCGCAGGGGTAGTCCAACTTGGTTGTAAATCAGGATTTAATTTATAAATCAAAGGATTAAGGGGATAATTGCGTTCTGCTGAATAGTATAAGCTGCCGTCTGCACAAAATCCGAGATTGGAAATTTCGCTATCGGAACTATGCTGATAAGTAATTGCTTGCGGCAAAAGCAAATTATACGAGGAGTCCATTTTTTGCAAAGTAAGGTTGGAATCAATAACTTTCCATAAAACATAATTCCCGTTTCTATCACTGTAAATTTGGTATAACCCGGAAAATTGGCTTTGGGGCAGTAAGGGATTATTACCAATAATATTACCCTCGGGAGAAAGTTTGATTAAATGGCTGTAACAATAGCTTTCCGGAGAATCTTTTAACATTAAGTTTAAGATGATATTCCCTGCTCCATCAGCAAGAATATTATTTAAGAATAACTGAAAGCAAGGCATTTCCAAAATTATATCCGATTGCCAGAGGTTATTACCCTGAGCGTTAAAATTCCAGCCATAAAGTTTGGCTTCATCATAAGAATTGCCATCATTAAGCAGATAGGCACCACCTAAATTATTAGGAACTAAGGTATAATCAGTAAAATCCCGGGTTATCTTTTTTCCCATTTCACCCCATAAGGTTTGACCGCTAAGAGTAACCTTTTGAATATACATTTCATCATCATAATAATAATCAACATCCTCTGCCAGGAAATTATAGGTAAAAATAACGCATCCATCAGAACTTAAAATTTGGTTAATGATATATTCATCACCAGGTGCGTTGGTAATGTCTATTGATTCAGAGGACACATTTTCGCCGATGACGGTTATTTTGTTCATCACAATATTGTTACCATATTCATCAGAGGCATTGGTAAAAAAGAGAATATCCCCGTTAGGCAAAGTAAGACCATTACCGTAATATTCCAGGAATTGTGAACTATATATGGGAATTCGTTCATTTGCATTCAAGCCCATAAAAGCAAGAATGAGCAGTATAAAGAAAAGAGGTCTTTTCATTGTTAGTTCCTCCTGCATATATTTTAATTATATTTTTTTAAGTGTCTGACTGCGTATAATTTAGATAAGCATAATATATTCCAAGGGAGGAAAATAATGTTGGGAGGGTTGAGGTGGTTGAGAGGGTTGAGAAAGTTGAGAGGGTTGAGAAAATTCAACCCAAATAATGTAGTTGTGGAAAAAATGGGTTGGCAAATTATCTCTTTGCTAAATAGTTTGCAGAACACTGAAAAATAAATGTTCTCTATTTATGGCAAATTAGAATTCAGCAAACCAAATGCAAAATTTGTCTTTTCTGCTCAGGGTTAAAACCCGTTGTTAATGCCTGTCGTTCCTACGGAACTCTTTCTTAACAAAAGAGATAAGTTGTTTTATATTTCTCTTTGCACCGGGTTAAAACCCGTTGTTAGTATCTGTCGTTCCTATGGAACTCTTTCTTAATAAAAGAGATAAGTTGTTTCATATTTCTCTTTGCACCGGGTTAAAACCCGTTGTTAATACCTGTCGTTCCTACGGAACTCATTGCAGGGTAATGAGATAATGGCTCTCTGATGTTTTTCTTCACCGGGTTAAAACCCGTTGTTAATACCTGTCGTTCCTACGGAACTCATTCTTAACAAAAGAGATAAGTTGTTTCATATTTCTCTTTGCACCAGGTTAAAACCCGTTGTTAATACCTGTCGTTCCTATGGAACTCTTTTTCTTTCATAGAGATATATTTTCGCCGGGTTAAAACTCGTCGTTATCTAACTGTCATTCCTACGGAATTTTTTTCTCCAATATATGATTAATGCATCTGGAAATAATATTAACCATTATTGCTGCTGTATTATTGGGGGTTAAAAAAAGAGGCAGTTTTTCAACTGCCTCTTTAGTTCATTTCTTTTTTGTGCGGGAAGAAGATTTTGGTTGTGTTACCGTTTTTTTCTCCTGTTTAGGTTTGGCATCCCGGTAAGAAAACCACCAGTCATAGCCCTCAATTTCCCCTTTTTTAATTTTAGCAATACGGGTATTGGCATCGGCAACAGTAGCAGCAGCAGGAATAATCACTTTGTCTCCAATCAATTCATTTTTAGGCCAGTTTGCAGGCATAGAGAAACCGTTAGCATCTGAAAATTGCATTCCTTTAACGGCACGCAGAATTTCTTCCATATTGCGTCCCAGTTCTTGGGGATAATAGAGGATAATTCTAATGATACCTTTGGCATCAACAATAAATACAGCACGGACAGTATTTGTTCCTTTCCCGGGATGAATAAGACCCAAGCGTTTTGCTACAGCACCGGTATCGGCAATTATAGGAAATTGGATAGTAACACCAAGATTTTCTTTAATCCATTCTTCCCATTTAATATGTGCAAAAACCTGATCTACACTTAATCCAATAAGTTCAGTATTGAGCTCTTTGAACTTGGGATAAAGTTTTTGAAAGGAGACAAATTCCGTAGTGCAAACAGGGGTAAAATCAGCCGGATGACTGAAAAAAACGAACCACTTTCCTGCCATATCATTGGGAAGGGTCATTTTGCCTTTAGTTGTAACGACGGTCATTTCGGGGAAATAATCCCCCAGCAAGGGCATACCTTCTCTTGTATCCATTTTTTTCTCCTTGATATTATTTGCGTTACAATATATTATAGAGCAATTAGAAGAAAAAACAAATATTTTCTTGAGAACCGGGTAATCGCTTTGCTAAATTTTTCATACTATCTCCATATTCATAATATGTAAATAGCAGAAAAAATTCCGTAGGAAGGGCAGAAAAATAACGACGGGTTTTGAACCCGGCGAAAAATGGAGATTCTTAGCTAAAAAAAGTTCCGTTAAAATGACCGAACTGGTATTTTTAGAATAAATTCCAAGTTTCTTGTCTGATAATTCATCCTGCTTTTTTTCCGAAAGATTTTTTATCCCTATTTTCTTTATCTGTCGTCCTACCGGGACTTTTTTCTCCTTCTTTTGCTTGTTTATTGCCTGGTTGAAACCCGTTGTAAACTGTTTTTTACCTTAAGATGCGTAATTGCTTGTTATATAGTTGATTAAGTAACGACACCGTAACACTTCCGTAACACTTCCGTAGTTCCGTTACGGGGTTGTTACTTGAGTGTTACTGGATTATTAGATGGTTATGCAGGCAAAAAAAGATGAAGCAGAAAAACATAGTTGAGGGGAAAAAGGGTGGTAAATTCCAATTTGGCACAGATAATATGTTCAATATTAAAAATTCAGTTAAATAGATTAAAAATATCTGGATTCCAGTTTTCGCAGGAATGACAAAGGGATTATGAAC
Protein-coding regions in this window:
- a CDS encoding peroxiredoxin, with product MDTREGMPLLGDYFPEMTVVTTKGKMTLPNDMAGKWFVFFSHPADFTPVCTTEFVSFQKLYPKFKELNTELIGLSVDQVFAHIKWEEWIKENLGVTIQFPIIADTGAVAKRLGLIHPGKGTNTVRAVFIVDAKGIIRIILYYPQELGRNMEEILRAVKGMQFSDANGFSMPANWPKNELIGDKVIIPAAATVADANTRIAKIKKGEIEGYDWWFSYRDAKPKQEKKTVTQPKSSSRTKKK
- a CDS encoding T9SS type A sorting domain-containing protein — translated: MKRPLFFILLILAFMGLNANERIPIYSSQFLEYYGNGLTLPNGDILFFTNASDEYGNNIVMNKITVIGENVSSESIDITNAPGDEYIINQILSSDGCVIFTYNFLAEDVDYYYDDEMYIQKVTLSGQTLWGEMGKKITRDFTDYTLVPNNLGGAYLLNDGNSYDEAKLYGWNFNAQGNNLWQSDIILEMPCFQLFLNNILADGAGNIILNLMLKDSPESYCYSHLIKLSPEGNIIGNNPLLPQSQFSGLYQIYSDRNGNYVLWKVIDSNLTLQKMDSSYNLLLPQAITYQHSSDSEISNLGFCADGSLYYSAERNYPLNPLIYKLNPDLQPSWTTPAEIPFYFNYYYRTFRIANDNSLYSAYIDYLGSNGNFPNSSIMLTRINSADGSIAFPFTCVSSQIFPKGAARIFNSSDKALVLWYDISDINFEVRCQLVAPSGSILLEQEGRTLQYRHTGSVNNYQVVNLPQGACYVYEIMDTCFNLKLYYQICDDNLSPLLGEYGIELNPDSSEAEWLKKIILTPQNQIGILYLTQNAQDVFSLYYQVIDNTGTVLLPGRGILIKEAVTNPNYNYQMTCVDDDIIIAWEEIYSLLNTTIIRGQRLHNNLPQWDAGGKILKQSTPYECSLVNICENYLVYDDHSYTNYSYGIRKLDTDGNPDPSWLLTDYITSGTHSFLIQSCSLMGDEMAVFYIKEFIAGLYARYDLYVQKYNSQGLPLWGTLGIHLDTTENIPISVAGVNYGDKIFFALQKYDPYLYINYMSYNLITNNGTIIWDNPESFSTEIFYETNDFKLIPYNNDVYSILWLSVRSDNLSKINHHYVLSDGFLYYNQAEIIDKSVKSISDLQVLNKGNYCLANYRLNKYYIEYKSAAGGLQSSASNESRGHRSSASDPKGFSYEVKSLFAYKIPSEPVFTDDPLQPPATLSCCNYPNPFNPETTISFEIPKTDNVSLQIYNLKGQLIRTLVNDYLPAGKQSIVWNGTDNNNQPVASGVYLYKIKTGKFTKSAKMLLLK